The genomic stretch GCATAAGGGAGCATCACCCCAAAGTTTGGCAGCTTCGGAGACGCATTCTCAATTTTCTCATCAAACCCCTTCTTTTTAACAAGGACTATGGGTCTGTTCTGTGACAACAGCAGCTTGCGTTCCTCCTTAGAAACCACGGCATACTTTTCTACTGTCTCAATATCCCTGAGCATCAATGCAAATGGCTTTGTCTTCCGTTTGTACCATTCTCTGAAATATGGAATACGCTCCAGCGAACAGACAAGGTGCATTCCACCATAGGTCTTGAGAACGCAGATAGAGCCAGCATCAACTAACTCTGCAAATTTTTTAAATGGATTTTCCAACTCAATGATTTTTCCATTTCTGTCATAGAGCGTGTACCGTGGCCCACATTTTGGACAGGAGATTGTCTGTGCATGGAACCTTCTTGCCTCAGGAGAACTGTATTCTTTCTTGCATTCCACGCACATCTGGAAGGCCTCCATCGTGGTGTTTGCTCTGTCAAAAGGCAGAGCTCTTATCACAGTAAACCTTGCTCCACAGTCAGTGCAATTTGTAAATGGATAATTGTATCTCCTGTTTCCTCTTTCGTTAAAATCCTTGAGACAGGCATCACACATTCCATAGTCAGGTGGTGGCGGAAAATCTTTTGTTCCACTGCTACTGGCTAAAATCACAAAATCCTCAGGGGGTGTAGTATCAAATTCCTCAATTTTTATTTCTGAAATCCTGGCATTTGGAGGCAGGTTCTTCCTCAACACTTCCAACAATTTCTCAGCATCCACATTCACCACAATCTCCACATTTGAGCCATTGTTTTTTACCCAGCCACGCAAACCCATTGCTTTTGCAATCCTGTAAACCGTGGGACGGAAGCCCACGCCCTGGACTACTCCGTAAACAATCAGTTTCTGCACGGTTGAAAGGAAACACACCAGAATATATCTATATTTCTTTTGGGACAAACACAAAACACTAAGATATAGAAAAACCTTAAATAAAAACAGCCATTCTACCACCATGGCTCAGATGAAGGATTTGAGGTATCTTATTTCTGGTTACGAGCAGGGAAAAATAAAGATTGGTGCAATCGCCTCGCATTCAGCCCTTGACATTTTTGACGGTGCGATTGAGGAAGGATTCGAGACCGTTGCCTTTTGCCAGAAGGGGCGAGAAAAAACCTATGCAAAGTATTTCAGGGCATACAGGGAGGCATACACGAATGTTGTAAAAGGGCTCGTGGATTATCCATATGTATATGACAGGTTTTCGGAGATGCTCAACGACATTGAAAAGCTCCAGAACGAATGTGTTATTCTCATCCCCAATCGTGCCCTTTCCTCCTACATTCCTCTGGATATAATTGAGCAGGAATTAGCTCTCCCTATGTTCGGCAACCGAATGATGCTCAGAATTGAGGAGCGAACAGAGGAAAAAAATTATTACTGGTTGCTTGAAAAAGCAGGAATTCCCACACCTGAAAAGATTGAGAAGCCAGAGAAAATCGACTCGCTAGTTATTGTGAAACTCCCGCATGCAAAAAAACGGCTGGAGCGTGGTTTTTTCACTGCAGCTTCATTTGAAGAATACTCTGAAAAGACCAGCATTCTGCTGAAGAACGGAATAATCACAAATGAGGACTTAGAAAAAGCCAGAATTGAGCGATACATCATTGGGCCAGTTTTCAATCTGAACTTCTTCTATTCCCCCATTGTTGAAGATGGCGCTCCCTTGGAACTTCTTGGGATTGACTGGCGATTTGAGACATCGCTAGATGGGCATGTGCGTTTACCAGCAAACCAGCAGTTAACATTGAATGAAAAGCAGAAGTATCCAGAATATACTGTTTGCGGGCATAACAGTGCCACGCTTCGAGAATCGTTGCTGGAGAAGGCGTTTGAAATTGGAGAGAAATTTGTGGAGGTCTCTCAAAAATACTACCCGCCAGGAATTATTGGGCCCTTCTGCATTCAAACCTGTGTTGACAAGGACCTGAATTTCTATGTGTACGATGTAGCTCCGAGGATTGGGGGTGGAACAAATGTGCACATGAGCGTTGGGCATCCTTACGGCAATGCGCTCTGGCACGAACGGATGAGCACTGGCAGAAGAATTGCAAGAGAGATTAGGATTGCAGTGGACAAGGGAATGCTGAGCAAGGTAGTGACATAAAATTTATTACTTGCTTAATCAATTAAGGCACATGGGCAAGGGGACGGTTTTTCTCTTCTGCTTTCTGTTTTTGCTCTCTCTTCTCAGTTTCACCCAGAATGTGAGTGCTGCAGTTACAATCCAGAATGTGCCCTACATCCATCAGGTCTATGACACGCCTGACTGGTTCAATGGGCACTGGGCTTGCGGTGCCACAAGTGCAATGATGGCAATTGCCTACTATGGAATTCTGCCTTACTGGGATTGCAATGTGTCTGTGCCTTATCCTCATGTGAGCCACTGGGGCAGATACATCTGTGAAATTTATACCTACAATGGCTACACCTACAACATCGGAAGCGCTGACCCGAGTGGAAACATTGGTTATGGTGGTTATGGGTACATTACCCAGAATGACTGGGAAGATACAAAGGGGCATATGGCAGAGTATTTTGTTAAGCATGGGCTTGGCTCCTCTGTGGATTGGTCTCCCACATGGGCGGAACTCAAGGCCGAGATTGATGCAGGACATCCAGTTGTGCTTCTCACCTCCCTTACAACCGCAGGACATTATGTGCTCGCAGTGGGCTACTACTCAAGCCAGTATTCGGTTATAGTTAATGACCCATACGGCAATAAGAATCAGGGATACATGAACTACAACGGAGCTTATGTTACATATGACTGGCCTGGATACAACTATGGCAATGCCAACCTGAATACTGTTCACTGCTTCATTTATGCTAGAGGCAATCCACCATCGCCTGATAGCACACCTCCACAAATTCAGATTACAGCACCAGCAAACAACACACTGATTTCAGGCACCACTACAATCACTGCAAATATTTATGAGAATGAGAGCGGGTTCAAATGGGCACGGCTCTGCATTGACGCACCCGATGACGCTCACACTGTGGTTTGGGACTCTGTTCCATCCCACGAGTTTACTTTTGATTCCAGAAGTTACAGTGATGGCCTCCATCTGTTTTATGTCCAGGCAAAGGATAATGCAGAAAATATCGGTGTTTCAACCATTGAACTCACAATTGATAATACTCCCCCTGAAATCCAGCATGTGCCATTGATTTCCTGGCTGGCAAATGAACCTATTGTGGTCGAGGCAAATGTGAGCGATGCTAATGGTGTAAACAAGGTTCTCGCGTACTACTCAACAGATAACAGTACCTACCTTGCCGTGAGCCTGTCCGAGACAGCACCAGGGCACTTCCAGTGTGAATTACCAGCCCAGCAATCGGGAACTGTTTACTACTACATTGTGGCTTATGACAATGCAGGCAATACATGTAGAACTCCAGCAGAAGGTGCCTACCTCATCACAATAGAACAAGTGCCTGAGCAGATGAATCTGGTAATCCTAATTCTGCTGACTGCAATGGTGTTTACATCGTTATTTATCTGGCAGAGAAGACAATTTAGAAGCAGTGAGAAGCGAAAAAGCGAATCCGAAACTATATAATCTCCCTTTATTTTACAAATTACCATGGTGGAACCAATCAGAATTGCTGATGCGTTCAAGAAAGCACAGCCAGGCGATTATGTTTGTGTGAGGGGCTGGATTTACAGGACAAGAAGCAGTGGAGGAATTGTATTCACGGTGTTAAGGGACAGTACTGGTATTATCCAATGCACAGTCATTAAGGGAGAGTTGCCCGACGAGGACTTTAAAAGTGCGGAAAAAGCCCTTGTTGAATCTTCCGTGATTGTGGAAGGTGTGCTTAGAGAAGACAAACGTGCACCTGGTGGCAGGGAAATTACTGCAAAAAAATTCAATGTGGTGCATTTTGCGGAGCGTTTTCCAATCTTCAAGGACCAAACAGAAGAATTTTTGCTGGACAATCGTCATCTCTGGCTCCGCTCTAGAGAAATGACTGCCACGATGAAAGTCAAGGCAATGATTTTGAGAGCCGCAAGAGAATGGTTCTTTGAGAATGGATTTGTGGAGACCACGCCACCAATTCTTACATCAAATGCCTGCGAAGGCGGTTCAACCCTGTTTGAGCTCAAATACTTTGAGAGAAAGGGATACCTTTCCCAGAGTGCCCAGCTCTATCTGGAAGCTCTCATTTTCTCGCTTGAAAAGGTTTGGTCACTTACGCCTTCCTTCAGGGCAGAGAAATCTAGAACACCAAGACATCTTGCAGAGTTCTGGCATCTTGAAGAGGAGGCGGCATGGGTCACACTCAAGGGAAACCTGGAAATTCAGGAGCAGCTTGTGAGCTACATATGCCAGTATCTCGCAAAGAATTGTAAAGATGAACTTGAATTTCTCGGAAGAAACCCAGAGGACCTTAAGGTGATTGAACCTCCCTTCCAACGAATTTCTTACACAAAGGCGGTGGACATTCTGCGAGATAAGGGCTATGATTTCAAATGGGGCGATGATTTTGGCACTAATGAGGAAAGAGAATTGAGCTTGCTAGACACAAAGCCAGTATTTATCACAAACTATCCTGCAGAAATAAAGCCCTTCTACATGAAAATCTCACCAGACAATCCAAAAACTGTGGAAAATGCAGACCTGCTGGCACCTGAAGGCATAGGGGAAATTATCGGGGGCAGTGAGCGTGAGACAGACATTGCATCAATGAAGGAACGGCTAATGCGAGAAAACGCAAATCTGGACAACTATCAGTGGTATTTTGACCTCAGAAGGTTTGGTTCCGTGCCTCATTCTGGCTTTGGTCTTGGAATTGAACGGGTTGTAAGGTGGGTTGCAAAGCGTGAGCACATCAGAGACACAGTGCCATTCCCAAGAACTGTCGCAAGGTTATCTCCATGATTGAGGTTTTTAGGCAAACTATCTTTATACACAGAGACGAGAAACTTGTGCTCCTGGAGATTCTTGAGGAGAACAAAATAAAATACTTTGCCTACACCTATGTTGCAAGGGAGCGGCATGGAAACTGGATGCCTGTAGTTCGCTGGGACAATTTTGAGAACATTCCACATGTGGAGAAATACGACGAGAACGGTGGGTTGATTGAGAGAATGGAAACAGAGCACAAAACCAGAAATGAAGTAATCCAGCTTGTGACCACATTCAGAAAAAACTTGCTGGCAATGAATCTGGGAGGAATGTGAGTGCAGATTGAATTAAAAAAAGAATATGGGCAGAAGGATGTTACTAAGCTTATTCAGGATTTTACTGAGAGGTATGGCTCTCTTGAAAAGTTGCAGCAGAGCATCGGCCTTTCAAAATGTACTAGGCCATTTGCAGTGGATGACTTTTTTATCTGGGAAGCCCTATCTCAAGGTGGAAGGTTTACTGAGACCACAGTGATAGCCTATACTGAGGTTTTCAATATTCTTACAGCAAGAAGAGTGGAACTGCTTGAATATTTGCAAGCAAAGGCACCAACATCGATTAGGCAGATTGCAAAAGAGCTAAACAGAGATTACAAAAATGTCTACGATGACATCTCTGCACTGGAGGATGCAGAACTGGTGGTGACTAAGAAGAAAGGAAGGAACGTATACATAACCTCAGCAGTCTCCTCAATTATAATTTCTTTTCAGAAATGAGGGATACAAGAAAAATGTTTACTAATAACACCATAGATTACTTTTTTAAACTCTGGCTCTAATATTTACTAAACACACCATAAATCATGCAAAAAACTGCTAAAACCCTGTTTTTTCCGAAATCTATTTAAGCATAAAAGTAATCCCAAATTACAGATGTTGGAGAAAAAAGATAAAAATCAGGTTGAAGCGAAAAAATTTGCTGATGTAGAATATAGAATTTCTCAAAAGATAGACCATTGCAAGCTAGACCTGTTGTGGAAGGAGGGGGGTCTTTTTCTCACACTCTCTGAGATCCTACTTTCTCACGGAGAGCAATACTATGTCATTCCGATTAAG from Thermoplasmata archaeon encodes the following:
- a CDS encoding formate--phosphoribosylaminoimidazolecarboxamide ligase family protein; translation: MAQMKDLRYLISGYEQGKIKIGAIASHSALDIFDGAIEEGFETVAFCQKGREKTYAKYFRAYREAYTNVVKGLVDYPYVYDRFSEMLNDIEKLQNECVILIPNRALSSYIPLDIIEQELALPMFGNRMMLRIEERTEEKNYYWLLEKAGIPTPEKIEKPEKIDSLVIVKLPHAKKRLERGFFTAASFEEYSEKTSILLKNGIITNEDLEKARIERYIIGPVFNLNFFYSPIVEDGAPLELLGIDWRFETSLDGHVRLPANQQLTLNEKQKYPEYTVCGHNSATLRESLLEKAFEIGEKFVEVSQKYYPPGIIGPFCIQTCVDKDLNFYVYDVAPRIGGGTNVHMSVGHPYGNALWHERMSTGRRIAREIRIAVDKGMLSKVVT
- a CDS encoding C39 family peptidase, whose protein sequence is MGKGTVFLFCFLFLLSLLSFTQNVSAAVTIQNVPYIHQVYDTPDWFNGHWACGATSAMMAIAYYGILPYWDCNVSVPYPHVSHWGRYICEIYTYNGYTYNIGSADPSGNIGYGGYGYITQNDWEDTKGHMAEYFVKHGLGSSVDWSPTWAELKAEIDAGHPVVLLTSLTTAGHYVLAVGYYSSQYSVIVNDPYGNKNQGYMNYNGAYVTYDWPGYNYGNANLNTVHCFIYARGNPPSPDSTPPQIQITAPANNTLISGTTTITANIYENESGFKWARLCIDAPDDAHTVVWDSVPSHEFTFDSRSYSDGLHLFYVQAKDNAENIGVSTIELTIDNTPPEIQHVPLISWLANEPIVVEANVSDANGVNKVLAYYSTDNSTYLAVSLSETAPGHFQCELPAQQSGTVYYYIVAYDNAGNTCRTPAEGAYLITIEQVPEQMNLVILILLTAMVFTSLFIWQRRQFRSSEKRKSESETI
- the asnS gene encoding asparagine--tRNA ligase, which gives rise to MVEPIRIADAFKKAQPGDYVCVRGWIYRTRSSGGIVFTVLRDSTGIIQCTVIKGELPDEDFKSAEKALVESSVIVEGVLREDKRAPGGREITAKKFNVVHFAERFPIFKDQTEEFLLDNRHLWLRSREMTATMKVKAMILRAAREWFFENGFVETTPPILTSNACEGGSTLFELKYFERKGYLSQSAQLYLEALIFSLEKVWSLTPSFRAEKSRTPRHLAEFWHLEEEAAWVTLKGNLEIQEQLVSYICQYLAKNCKDELEFLGRNPEDLKVIEPPFQRISYTKAVDILRDKGYDFKWGDDFGTNEERELSLLDTKPVFITNYPAEIKPFYMKISPDNPKTVENADLLAPEGIGEIIGGSERETDIASMKERLMRENANLDNYQWYFDLRRFGSVPHSGFGLGIERVVRWVAKREHIRDTVPFPRTVARLSP
- a CDS encoding HTH domain-containing protein — encoded protein: MQIELKKEYGQKDVTKLIQDFTERYGSLEKLQQSIGLSKCTRPFAVDDFFIWEALSQGGRFTETTVIAYTEVFNILTARRVELLEYLQAKAPTSIRQIAKELNRDYKNVYDDISALEDAELVVTKKKGRNVYITSAVSSIIISFQK